One Misgurnus anguillicaudatus chromosome 22, ASM2758022v2, whole genome shotgun sequence DNA segment encodes these proteins:
- the prune2 gene encoding protein prune homolog 2 isoform X2 — protein sequence MEQPHERKMSSEGAEGRPAPPTSLPLQGQEGGVSQRKKLSAPRISLSLDQSEDDLFDTPDDLDINVDELDTPDEAEYTDHEIDWEEPKAAQRDSVRETVEPIPTYSAEEERQDSKLWRTVIIGEQEHRINMKSIEPYQKVISHGGYYGNGTNAIIVFAACFLPDSDREDYHDIMENLFLYVISTLELMVAEDYMIVYLNGATPHRRMPGLNWLKRCYQMIDRRLRKNLKSFIIVHPSWFIRTILAITKPFISSKFSSKIKYVHSLAELEELIPMEYVHIPECIIR from the exons ATGGAGCAGCCTCATGAACGCAAGATGAGTTCTGAGGGGGCAGAGGGTCGACCAG CCCCGCCCACATCCTTGCCACTGCAGGGCCAAGAGGGCGGGGTCTCTCAGAGGAAGAAGCTGTCAGCACCTCGAATAAGCCTATCATTGGACCAAAGTGAGGATGACCTGTTTGACACACCAGATGACCTTGACATCAATGTGGATGAGCTGGACACACCTGATGAGGCAGAATATACTGACCATGAAATTGACTGGGAAG AGCCTAAAGCAGCTCAGAGAGATTCTGTTAGAGAAACAGTTGAGCCCATTCCCACATACAGTGCTGAAGAGGAGCGTCAGGACTCCAAACTCTGGAGAACAGTCATCATTGGAGAACAAGAGCACCGCATCAACATGAAGAGCATTGAACCTTACCAAAAAGTAATCTCTCATGGAG GCTATTATGGCAATGGTACCAATGCCATCATTGTGTTTGCTGCATGTTTTCTTCCAGACAGTGACAGAGAGGATTATCATGACATTATGGAAAATCTCTTTCT ATATGTTATCAGCACACTTGAGCTCATGGTAGCAGAGGACTATATGATCGTCTACCTGAATGGAGCCACTCCACACCGAAGAATGCCAGGCCTCAATTGGCTCAAGAGATGCTACCAAATGATCGACAGGAG GCTCAGAAAGAACTTAAAATCTTTCATCATTGTTCACCCATCATGGTTCATAAGGACAATTCTAGCCATCACTAAACCGTTTATCAG CTCAAAGTTCAGCAGTAAGATAAAGTATGTGCACAGCTTAGCAGAACTAGAGGAGCTCATCCCGATGGAGTACGTGCACATACCAGAGTGCATCATCAGGTAA
- the prune2 gene encoding protein prune homolog 2 isoform X1, with translation MEQPHERKMSSEGAEGRPAPPTSLPLQGQEGGVSQRKKLSAPRISLSLDQSEDDLFDTPDDLDINVDELDTPDEAEYTDHEIDWEEPKAAQRDSVRETVEPIPTYSAEEERQDSKLWRTVIIGEQEHRINMKSIEPYQKVISHGGYYGNGTNAIIVFAACFLPDSDREDYHDIMENLFLYVISTLELMVAEDYMIVYLNGATPHRRMPGLNWLKRCYQMIDRRLRKNLKSFIIVHPSWFIRTILAITKPFISSKFSSKIKYVHSLAELEELIPMEYVHIPECIIRLDEELREAAENSIINNFLQGTEVSPNESIAQHNASSS, from the exons ATGGAGCAGCCTCATGAACGCAAGATGAGTTCTGAGGGGGCAGAGGGTCGACCAG CCCCGCCCACATCCTTGCCACTGCAGGGCCAAGAGGGCGGGGTCTCTCAGAGGAAGAAGCTGTCAGCACCTCGAATAAGCCTATCATTGGACCAAAGTGAGGATGACCTGTTTGACACACCAGATGACCTTGACATCAATGTGGATGAGCTGGACACACCTGATGAGGCAGAATATACTGACCATGAAATTGACTGGGAAG AGCCTAAAGCAGCTCAGAGAGATTCTGTTAGAGAAACAGTTGAGCCCATTCCCACATACAGTGCTGAAGAGGAGCGTCAGGACTCCAAACTCTGGAGAACAGTCATCATTGGAGAACAAGAGCACCGCATCAACATGAAGAGCATTGAACCTTACCAAAAAGTAATCTCTCATGGAG GCTATTATGGCAATGGTACCAATGCCATCATTGTGTTTGCTGCATGTTTTCTTCCAGACAGTGACAGAGAGGATTATCATGACATTATGGAAAATCTCTTTCT ATATGTTATCAGCACACTTGAGCTCATGGTAGCAGAGGACTATATGATCGTCTACCTGAATGGAGCCACTCCACACCGAAGAATGCCAGGCCTCAATTGGCTCAAGAGATGCTACCAAATGATCGACAGGAG GCTCAGAAAGAACTTAAAATCTTTCATCATTGTTCACCCATCATGGTTCATAAGGACAATTCTAGCCATCACTAAACCGTTTATCAG CTCAAAGTTCAGCAGTAAGATAAAGTATGTGCACAGCTTAGCAGAACTAGAGGAGCTCATCCCGATGGAGTACGTGCACATACCAGAGTGCATCATCAG ACTGGATGAGGAGTTACGGGAGGCAGCAGAGAACTCTAT AATCAACAATTTTCTCCAAGGGACTGAGGTTTCACCAAATGAATCTAT AGCTCAACACAATGCAAGCAGTTCATAA